Proteins from one Mixophyes fleayi isolate aMixFle1 chromosome 9, aMixFle1.hap1, whole genome shotgun sequence genomic window:
- the LOC142101863 gene encoding myosin-4-like, with product MGDGEMSIFGEAAQFLRKSDKERLEAQNKPFDAKNTCYVDDQKELYVKGLVTAREEGKTTVKTDDGRTVTVKEAQVYPQNPPKYDKIEDMAMMTHLNEASVLYNLKERYAAWMIYTYSGLFCVTVNPYKWLPVYNPEVVAGYRGKKRMEAPPHIFSISDNAYQFMLTDRENQSVLITGESGAGKTVNTKRVIQYFATIAAIGDAGKKKEISNSLQGNLEDQIIQANPLLEAFGNAKTVRNDNSSRFGKFIRIHFGTTGKLSSADIETYLLEKSRVTFQLSAERSYHIFYQIMTNKKPEIVEMLLITTNPYDYPSISQGEIAVKSIDDVEEFIATDTAIDILGFNPEEKVGIYKMTGAVMHHGNMKFKQKQREEQAEPDGTEVADKIAYLMGLNSADLLKALCYPRVKVGNEFVTKGQTVPQVNNSVGALCKSIFEKLFLWMVTRINQQLDTKQARQFYIGVLDIAGFEIFDFNSLEQLCINFTNEKLQQFFNHHMFVLEQEEYKKEGIDWEFIDFGMDLAACIELIEKPMGIFSILEEECMFPKATDTSFKNKLYEQHLGKCKNFEKPKPGKGKAEAHFSLVHYAGTVDYNISGWLDKNKDPLNESVLQLYQKSSVKLLAFLYSSVNNPDGDSGGKGGKKKKGGSFQTVSCLFRENLNKLMTNLRSTHPHFVRCLIPNETKTPGIMENQLIIHQLRCNGVLEGIRICRKGFPSRIIYADFKQRYKVLNASAIPDGQFIDSKKAAEKLLGSIDVDHTQYKFGHTKVFFKAGLLGTLEEMRDEKLAQLITRTQALCRAYLMRVEFKKMNERREAIYLLQYNIRSFMNVKHWPWMKLYFKIKPLLKSAENEKEMANIKEEFEKTKEALIKAEAKKKELEQKLIALVQEKNDLLLQSQSESETLADAEERCEGLIKNKIQLESKIKEITERLEDEEESNAELTAKKRKLEDECSELKRDIDDLELTLAKVEKEKHATENKVKNLTEELATLDESVSKVTKEKKALQEAHQQTLDDLQAEEDKVNSLTKAKTKLEQQVDDLEGSLEQEKKLRLDLERAKRKLEGDVKLSQETVMDLENEKQQTDEKLKKKDFEISQLQGKIEDEQSLGLQLQKKIKELQARIEELEEEIEAERAARAKVEKQRADLSRELEEISERLEEAGGASSAQIEVNKKREAEFQKLRRDLEESTLQHEAVAAALRKKQADSVAELGEQIDNLQRVKQKLEKEKSELKMEVDDLASNLESISKSKANLEKVNRVLEDQLSEVKAKDDQHIRLINDLSTQKARFQTENGEQSRQLEEKESLISQLSRGKQGFTQQVEELKRQLEEESKAKNALAHALQSSRHDIELLREQYEEEQEAKAEFQRSLSKANGEVAQWRTKYETDAIQRTEELEEAKKKLAQRLQDAEEQVEAVNSKSASLEKTKQRLQAEVEDLMVDVERANSAAAALDKKQKNFDKVLVEWKQKYEEGQAELEAAQKEARSLSTEIFKMKNAYEEALEHVETLKRENKNLQQEISDLTEQIGDIGKSINELEKAKKQIEQEKGDLQAALEEAEGTLEHEEAKILRVQLELNQIKSEVDRKIAEKDEEIDQLKRNSQRVIDTIQSTLDSEIRSRNDALRLKKKMEGDLNELEIQLSHANRQAAESQKQLRNVQTQLKDAQLQLDDALRAQEDLKEQVAVIERRNNLQQAEIEENRAALEQTERSRKIAEQELLDATERSQLFHSQNTSLINSKKKLESDISQIQNEVEEAVQESRNAEEKAKKAITDAALMAEELKKEQDTSAHLERMKKNLEQSVKDLQHRLDEAEQLALKGGKKQLQKLESRVRELENELENEQKRGVEAIKGVRKYERKVKELSYQTEEDRKNSLRLQDLVDKLQLKVKAYKRQAEESEEQANTHLGRFRKVQHELEEAEERADIAESQVNKLRVKSRDIGGKKEINE from the exons ATGGGTGACGGTGAAATGTCCATTTTCGGGGAGGCCGCCCAGTTTCTCCGTAAATCTGACAAGGAGAGACTGGAGGCTCAGAACAAACCTTTTGATGCCAAGAATACCTGCTATGTGGATGACCAGAAGGAACTCTACGTGAAAGGTTTAGTCACCGCTCGGGAAGAAGGAAAAACCACCGTTAAGACCGACGATGGGAgg ACTGTAACTGTGAAAGAAGCTCAAGTTTACCCCCAAAATCCCCCCAAGTATGACAAAATTGAAGACATGGCCATGATGACTCACCTGAATGAGGCCTCTGTGCTGTATAACCTCAAAGAACGTTACGCAGCCTGGATGATTTAC ACCTACTCTGGGCTCTTCTGTGTCACTGTCAACCCCTACAAGTGGCTGCCAGTGTACAACCCAGAGGTTGTTGCCGGCTACAGAGGCAAGAAGCGTATGGAAGCCCCCCCACACATCTTCTCCATCTCTGATAACGCCTATCAGTTCATGTTAACAG ATCGTGAAAATCAGTCTGTCCTGATTAC TGGAGAATCCGGTGCTGGAAAGACTGTAAACACCAAGCGTGTCATCCAGTACTTTGCAACAATTGCAGCTATTGGAGACGCTGGTAAGAAGAAGGAAATCAGCAACAGCTTGCAG GGCAATCTGGAGGATCAAATTATCCAGGCTAACCCTCTGCTGGAAGCCTTCGGTAATGCCAAGACTGTGAGAAATGACAACTCCTCTCGTTTT GGTAAATTCATTAGAATCCACTTTGGAACAACTGGAAAACTGTCTTCAGCTGATATTGAAACAT ATCTGCTGGAGAAGTCCAGAGTAACATTCCAGCTTTCAGCTGAGAGAAGCTACCACATCTTCTACCAGATCATGACCAACAAGAAACCAGAGATTGTTG AGATGCTTCTTATCACCACCAACCCCTACGACTACCCCTCAATCAGTCAGGGTGAGATTGCTGTGAAGAGTATTGATGATGTGGAAGAGTTCATAGCCACCGAT ACCGCCATTGACATCCTGGGATTCAATCCAGAAGAGAAGGTCGGCATCTACAAAATGACCGGCGCTGTCATGCACCATGGCAACATGAAGTTCAAGCAGAAGCAGAGGGAGGAGCAGGCTGAGCCAGACGGCACCGAGG TGGCTGACAAGATTGCCTACTTGATGGGTCTGAACTCTGCTGATTTGCTGAAGGCTTTGTGCTACCCAAGAGTAAAGGTCGGCAATGAGTTTGTCACCAAGGGACAAACTGTGCCACAG GTCAACAACTCTGTAGGTGCCCTCTGCAAGTCTATCTTTGAGAAACTCTTCTTGTGGATGGTCACCCGTATCAACCAACAGCTGGACACAAAGCAGGCCAGACAGTTCTACATTGGTGTGCTGGATATTGCTGGATTTGAAAtctttgat TTCAACAGCTTGGAACAGCTCTGCATCAACTTCACCAATGAGAAGCTGCAGCAATTCTTCAACCACCACATGTTCGTCCTGGAACAGGAGGAATACAAAAAGGAAGGTATTGACTGGGAGTTCATTGACTTTGGTATGGATCTGGCTGCCTGCATTGAGCTCATTGAGAAG CCCATGGGTATCTTCTCCATCCTTGAAGAGGAGTGCATGTTCCCCAAAGCCACTGACACATCCTTTAAGAACAAGCTGTATGAACAGCATCTGGGCAAGTGTAAGAACTTTGAGAAGCCCAAGCCTGGCAAAGGAAAGGCTGAAGCTCACTTCTCTCTTGTGCATTACGCTGGTACTGTGGATTACAACATCTCTGGCTGGCTCGATAAGAATAAGGACCCTCTGAATGAATCTGTTCTGCAACTCTACCAGAAATCTTCAGTCAAACTGTTGGCCTTCCTCTACTCCTCCGTCAATAATCCTGATGGTGA CAGTGGTGGCAAAGGAGGAAAGAAGAAGAAGGGAGGCTCATTCCAGACTGTGTCATGTCTGTTTCGG GAAAACTTGAACAAGTTGATGACCAACTTGAGAAGCACCCACCCTCACTTTGTACGCTGTCTGATCCCCAATGAGACTAAGACTCCAG GTATCATGGAGAACCAGCTGATCATCCACCAGTTGAGATGTAACGGTGTATTGGAAGGTATCAGAATCTGCAGAAAAGGATTCCCAAGCAGAATCATTTATGCAGACTTTAAGCAACG TTACAAGGTGCTGAATGCCAGCGCAATTCCAGATGGGCAGTTTATAGACAGCAAGAAGGCTGCTGAGAAACTCTTGGGCTCAATTGATGTTGATCACACTCAATACAAATTTGGACATACTAAG GTGTTCTTTAAAGCTGGTCTCCTGGGTACCCTGGAAGAGATGAGAGATGAAAAGTTGGCACAACTGATCACCCGTACTCAGGCTCTTTGCCGAGCTTACTTAATGAGAGTTGAGTTTAAGAAGATGAATGAGAGAAG GGAGGCAATATATCTCCTCCAGTATAATATCAGATCCTTCATGAATGTCAAACACTGGCCATGGATGAAGCTGTACTTCAAGATTAAGCCACTTCTGAAGAGTGCTGAAAATGAGAAGGAGATGGCAAACATAAAAGAGGAGTTTGAGAAGACCAAAGAAGCTCTGATCAAGGCAGAAGCCAAGAAGAAGGAGCTAGAGCAGAAATTGATTGCCCTGGTGCAAGAGAAGAATGATTTGCTACTTCAATCGCAATCG GAATCTGAAACTCTGGCTGATGCTGAGGAGAGATGTGAAGGTCTTATTAAGAACAAGATACAACTGGAATCAAAGATCAAGGAGATCACTGAGAGGCTTGAAGATGAGGAAGAAAGCAATGCTGAGCTGACAGCCAAGAAAAGAAAATTGGAGGATGAATGCTCTGAGCTAAAGAGAGATATTGATGACTTAGAACTCACTCTTGCTAAAGTAGAAAAGGAAAAACATGCAACAGAAAACAAG GTTAAAAACCTAACTGAAGAATTGGCAACTCTCGACGAAAGTGTATCCAAAGTCACAAAGGAGAAGAAGGCTCTCCAGGAAGCTCACCAACAAACACTTGATGACCTTCAAGCTGAAGAAGACAAAGTAAATTCTTTGACAAAAGCCAAAACAAAGCTGGAACAGCAAGTAGatgat TTGGAAGGTTCCCTAGAACAAGAGAAGAAACTTCGTCTTGATCTTGAGAGAGCCAAGCGAAAGCTTGAAGGTGATGTCAAACTGTCCCAGGAAACAGTCATGGACCTTGAAAATGAGAAACAACAAACAGATGAAAAACTGAAAAA AAAGGACTTTGAAATTAGTCAACTCCAAGGAAAGATAGAGGATGAGCAGTCGCTGGGATTACAACTGCAGAAGAAGATCAAGGAGCTTCAG GCTCGTATTGAAGAACTTGAGGAGGAAATCGAAGCTGAACGGGCAGCTCGTGCCAAGGTAGAGAAACAGAGGGCCGATCTCTCCAGGGAACTAGAGGAAATAAGTGAAAGACTTGAAGAGGCTGGAGGTGCATCATCTGCCCAGATTGAGGTGAATAAAAAGCGTGAAGCTGAGTTCCAGAAACTGAGACGTGACCTGGAAGAATCCACCCTTCAGCATGAAGCTGTAGCTGCTGCTCTGCGCAAGAAACAAGCTGACAGTGTTGCTGAGCTTGGGGAACAGATTGATAACCTGCAGCGTGTCAAACAAAAACTAGAAAAGGAGAAGAGCGAGCTGAAGATGGAGGTTGATGACCTTGCCAGTAACCTGGAGAGCATCTCTAAATCTAAG GCCAATCTTGAGAAAGTGAACCGTGTGCTTGAGGACCAGCTCAGTGAAGTGAAGGCCAAGGATGATCAGCATATACGTTTGATTAATGACCTCTCTACCCAAAAGGCTCGTTTCCAGACTGAGAatg GTGAGCAGTCTCGTCAGCTTGAGGAGAAGGAATCGCTGATTTCCCAGCTCTCCAGAGGAAAGCAGGGATTCACCCAGCAGGTTGAGGAACTTAAGAGACAACTCGAGGAGGAATCAAAG GCTAAGAACGCCCTTGCCCACGCCCTGCAATCTTCCCGCCATGACATCGAATTGCTTCGTGAGCAATATGAAGAAGAACAAGAAGCCAAGGCTGAGTTCCAGCGATCTTTGTCTAAAGCTAATGGTGAAGTTGCCCAATGGAGGACCAAATATGAAACTGATGCCATTCAGCGCACAGAGGAGCTGGAAGAGGCCAA GAAGAAGCTGGCTCAGCGCTTGCAGGATGCTGAGGAACAAGTGGAGGCTGTGAACTCCAAATCTGCCTCCTTGGAAAAAACCAAGCAGAGGCTGCAGGCTGAGGTGGAGGACCTTATGGTCGATGTGGAGAGAGCAAACAGTGCAGCAGCTGCTCTTGATAAGAAGCAGAAAAACTTCGATAAG gTCCTAGTAGAATGGAAGCAAAAATACGAGGAGGGTCAGGCTGAACTGGAGGCTGCTCAGAAAGAGGCCCGCAGCTTGAGCACTGAGATCTTCAAGATGAAGAATGCTTATGAAGAGGCCCTGGAACACGTTGAAACACTAAAACGTGAAAACAAGAATTTGCAAC AGGAGATTTCTGATCTGACTGAACAGATTGGTGACATTGGAAAATCTATTAATGAACTAGAGAAGGCAAAGAAGCAGATTGAGCAGGAAAAGGGCGATCTACAGGCTGCCCTGGAGGAAGCTGAG GGAACCCTGGAACACGAAGAAGCCAAGATCCTGCGTGTCCAGCTTGAGCTGAACCAGATCAAATCTGAGGTGGACAGGAAGATTGCAGAGAAGGACGAGGAGATCGATCAGCTGAAGAGAAACAGCCAGAGAGTCATTGACACCATTCAGAGCACATTGGACTCTGAAATCAGGAGCAGAAATGATGCTCTGAGACTGAAGAAGAAGATGGAAGGAGACTTGAATGAACTTGAGATCCAGCTCAGCCATGCCAACCGCCAGGCTGCAGAGTCACAGAAACAACTCAGAAACGTGCAGACACAACTGAAG GATGCTCAGCTGCAATTGGATGATGCCCTGAGGGCACAGGAGGATCTGAAGGAACAGGTTGCCGTGATTGAACGTAGAAATAACCTGCAACAGGCTGAAATTGAGGAGAACAGAGCTGCCCTGGAACAGACAGAGAGATCTCGCAAGATCGCAGAACAGGAACTTCTGGATGCCACTGAACGTAGTCAGCTGTTTCACTCCCAG AACACCAGCCTTATCAACAGCAAGAAGAAACTGGAAAGTGATATTTCTCAGATTCAGAATGAAGTTGAGGAAGCTGTCCAGGAATCTAGAAATGCTGAAGAGAAAGCCAAGAAGGCCATCACAGAT GCTGCACTCATGGCAGAGGAGCTGAAGAAGGAGCAGGACACCAGCGCCCACTTAGAAAGAATGAAGAAGAACCTTGAACAGTCAGTGAAGGACCTGCAGCATCGTCTGGATGAAGCTGAACAACTGGCGCTGAAGGGTGGCAAGAAGCAGCTCCAGAAACTGGAATCCAGA GTGCGTGAATTGGAAAATGAGCTGGAGAATGAACAGAAACGTGGAGTTGAGGCAATAAAAGGTGTTCGTAAATATGAGAGGAAAGTAAAGGAACTTAGCTACCAG ACAGAGGAAGACAGGAAGAACAGTCTGAGACTGCAGGATCTGGTTGACAAACTGCAGCTGAAAGTAAAGGCCTACAAGAGACAGGCTGAGGAATCT GAGGAACAGGCCAATACCCACCTGGGCCGCTTCAGGAAGGTGCAACATGAGCTtgaagaggctgaggagagggccGACATTGCAGAGTCCCAAGTGAACAAACTGAGGGTCAAGAGCCGTGATATTGGTGGAAAG AAAGAAATCAATGAGTGA